From one Peredibacter starrii genomic stretch:
- a CDS encoding GlxA family transcriptional regulator, with the protein MRTIVFIAHSPLQGLDVFGPVEIFTAANFYKENYKIVLLSSTKSKTLKAHSGITVVADKYFKDYKGPIDTLIVTGNPDKKPSKELLDWIKLKFKSTRRLCSVCTGAFILAESGLLKNKKATTHWMWEQSFKNQFKDVELDISSIWTKDGKVYTSAGVSTGIDLALALVEEDFGAAAALQIAKGLVLFLRRSGNQKQFSQMLLNQEKEKDQFTDLNLWLQENIKKDISVEEMAQHIGMSPRNFSRQFKLIFNHGPAEHLRKLRIEKAQKLLEASNMDWKRISSLCGMPNEALRRAFIRETGISPQDYKKRYK; encoded by the coding sequence ATGCGCACCATCGTTTTCATTGCCCACTCTCCTCTTCAAGGTCTAGATGTCTTCGGGCCAGTAGAAATATTCACTGCCGCAAACTTCTATAAAGAGAACTATAAAATTGTTCTTCTTTCTTCGACGAAATCAAAAACTCTTAAGGCCCATAGTGGAATTACAGTCGTTGCCGACAAATACTTTAAAGACTACAAAGGTCCCATCGATACATTGATTGTGACGGGAAACCCGGATAAAAAACCTTCAAAAGAACTTCTCGATTGGATCAAGCTTAAATTCAAATCCACACGTCGCTTGTGTTCAGTTTGTACAGGTGCTTTCATTCTCGCGGAATCGGGACTTCTCAAAAACAAGAAGGCCACCACTCATTGGATGTGGGAGCAGTCTTTTAAGAATCAGTTTAAAGATGTTGAGTTAGATATCTCTTCCATCTGGACCAAAGACGGCAAGGTCTATACCTCCGCCGGAGTCAGTACCGGCATTGATCTGGCACTCGCTTTAGTGGAAGAAGATTTTGGTGCGGCAGCGGCCCTGCAAATTGCGAAAGGTCTAGTGCTGTTCCTGCGTCGTAGCGGAAATCAGAAACAGTTTAGCCAGATGCTTTTGAATCAGGAAAAAGAGAAAGACCAATTCACGGATTTGAATCTTTGGCTTCAGGAGAACATTAAGAAAGATATCTCTGTAGAGGAGATGGCCCAGCATATCGGCATGAGTCCACGCAATTTTTCCCGTCAGTTTAAATTAATTTTTAATCATGGCCCGGCGGAGCACTTAAGAAAGCTCCGGATTGAGAAGGCGCAGAAGCTTCTGGAGGCCTCAAATATGGATTGGAAACGCATTTCTTCCCTCTGTGGAATGCCAAATGAAGCATTACGGCGGGCCTTTATTCGAGAAACGGGCATTTCTCCTCAGGATTATAAGAAACGCTATAAATAG
- the pepN gene encoding aminopeptidase N, whose translation MKFLFLLVLLSLSALAATRPSEDNITRDFAKMRRAQIKDVKYNLSFDLDKNQDTYSGKAIIRLTLNDLKRPLTFDWKNKSIQNLEVNGVKLTEYPKREGSFDIPAKFLAPKTLITIFFVGEYSKEASGFQRAKDPEDGSEYVYTDFEPYYAHWFFPCFDQPDLKATFEVNVTAPLEWKVIQNEMIVSENVVNGKKYVAFKETKPISTYLFFLGAGPFVEWKDKYGDTPIYLYARKSLEKYVDADNIMESTKKGLKFLNEYFGYPYPFTKYAHVFVPEFAWGGMENPGAVTMSERNIFRGAVPEIRYDKRNSLILHEMAHMWFGDLVTMEWWNDLWLNESFASYLASVAQDRALNAKDTWIDFFHGKTWGYWQDQLVTTHPIETNVPDVRTARGNFDGITYAKGASALKQLHFFVGEEGFREGLRDYFKNYAFKNTRREDFINAIAKASKVDLNGWTKSWLQTAGPNRVTLKPECTDGSLTKIVITQKPNASKSFSPHRAKLAFFDENFKQVKSLDVMFEKESTEVAVSDTKCPAFILPNEGDQDYALYSLDETSIKKVNEALTALPDPLARLMVWHKLSQMVRNSELKAQDFLNSAIVALKTEKDDQLLGSLLGRHSFMKQTYQWYLTPSERAAVAPEFEKVIWERMTSAKPKSSTQMSFYDYYVGMAQTKESQERLHSILVKNEPPKGMTLDQDRRWAIILNLSINGHADAEKLINDELKRDGSTIGKRTALAARSAIPTQANKSKMWTDLFENKDFTYSDLEEAGRTFNGVNYPELTQTFVKDFFKRLSNFDWKQQDKKSEIYFESLFPLNLCSQEVLIMSEKHMKSAKKLTGLAKRGWMEAQDELARCVKVRAFSTANK comes from the coding sequence ATGAAATTTTTATTCCTTTTAGTTCTCCTGTCTCTTTCTGCACTGGCCGCCACTCGACCATCGGAAGATAACATTACTCGCGATTTTGCGAAGATGAGAAGAGCTCAGATTAAGGACGTTAAATACAACCTTTCCTTCGATCTGGATAAAAACCAGGACACTTACAGCGGTAAAGCGATTATTCGCCTAACCCTTAATGATCTCAAGCGCCCACTGACTTTTGACTGGAAAAATAAAAGCATTCAAAACCTTGAAGTCAACGGAGTTAAACTCACTGAGTATCCAAAACGAGAAGGAAGCTTTGATATTCCGGCCAAATTTCTGGCCCCAAAGACACTTATTACTATTTTCTTCGTGGGTGAATACAGCAAAGAGGCCTCAGGCTTTCAACGCGCTAAAGACCCAGAAGACGGTTCTGAATACGTTTACACAGATTTTGAACCTTACTATGCTCACTGGTTCTTTCCATGTTTTGACCAACCAGACTTAAAGGCGACCTTTGAAGTTAACGTGACTGCTCCCCTCGAGTGGAAAGTCATTCAGAACGAGATGATCGTTTCTGAGAATGTCGTAAATGGAAAGAAGTATGTGGCCTTTAAAGAGACCAAACCGATCAGCACATATTTATTCTTCTTAGGTGCGGGCCCGTTTGTTGAATGGAAAGATAAATACGGCGATACACCTATCTACCTTTATGCCCGAAAGTCTCTTGAGAAATACGTTGATGCCGACAACATCATGGAGAGCACTAAAAAAGGTCTTAAATTCCTCAACGAGTATTTTGGTTACCCATATCCGTTTACTAAATACGCACATGTGTTTGTTCCAGAGTTCGCTTGGGGCGGAATGGAAAATCCAGGTGCCGTGACAATGAGTGAGCGAAATATTTTCCGAGGCGCTGTTCCTGAGATTCGTTATGACAAAAGAAACTCACTGATCCTCCATGAAATGGCCCACATGTGGTTTGGAGATCTAGTGACCATGGAATGGTGGAATGATCTATGGCTCAATGAGAGCTTTGCTTCCTATCTGGCAAGTGTGGCACAAGACCGTGCTCTTAATGCTAAGGACACTTGGATCGATTTCTTCCACGGCAAGACCTGGGGCTACTGGCAGGATCAATTAGTAACCACTCACCCGATTGAGACCAATGTTCCTGACGTTAGAACTGCCCGCGGTAACTTTGATGGCATCACATACGCTAAAGGTGCAAGCGCCTTGAAGCAACTTCATTTCTTTGTTGGTGAAGAAGGTTTCCGTGAAGGTCTGAGAGATTATTTTAAAAACTATGCTTTCAAGAACACTCGTCGCGAAGACTTTATCAATGCCATTGCCAAGGCCTCTAAAGTTGATCTGAACGGATGGACAAAGAGTTGGTTACAGACTGCGGGACCAAACCGCGTGACTTTAAAACCAGAATGCACTGATGGATCACTTACAAAGATTGTGATTACTCAAAAACCAAATGCTTCAAAAAGCTTTTCTCCTCACCGCGCGAAACTCGCTTTCTTTGACGAAAACTTCAAACAAGTGAAGTCACTGGATGTGATGTTTGAGAAAGAATCAACTGAGGTCGCAGTGTCCGACACAAAATGCCCGGCCTTTATTCTTCCGAATGAAGGAGATCAGGACTACGCCCTTTACTCTCTGGATGAAACATCAATCAAGAAAGTTAATGAGGCCCTTACGGCTCTTCCGGATCCACTTGCGCGTCTCATGGTATGGCACAAGCTATCTCAGATGGTGAGAAACTCAGAGCTTAAGGCCCAAGACTTTCTAAACTCAGCGATTGTGGCCCTTAAAACGGAGAAAGATGACCAGTTACTGGGAAGCCTTCTTGGTCGCCACAGCTTCATGAAACAAACTTACCAATGGTATCTCACGCCTTCAGAGAGAGCCGCAGTTGCTCCAGAATTTGAGAAAGTCATCTGGGAGCGCATGACAAGCGCGAAACCAAAATCAAGCACTCAAATGAGTTTCTATGATTACTACGTTGGCATGGCCCAGACCAAGGAATCTCAGGAAAGACTTCACTCAATCCTTGTGAAGAATGAACCTCCAAAAGGCATGACGCTGGATCAGGATCGCCGCTGGGCGATTATCTTGAACCTCTCAATTAACGGTCACGCGGATGCTGAAAAGCTCATTAACGACGAATTAAAACGCGATGGCTCGACCATTGGGAAACGCACGGCACTTGCGGCACGATCGGCGATCCCGACCCAGGCCAACAAGAGTAAGATGTGGACTGATTTGTTCGAGAATAAGGATTTTACTTATAGTGATCTGGAAGAGGCCGGCCGCACCTTCAATGGTGTAAACTATCCGGAACTCACTCAGACTTTTGTGAAGGACTTCTTCAAACGCCTCTCTAACTTTGACTGGAAACAACAGGATAAAAAGTCTGAGATATATTTTGAAAGCCTCTTTCCTTTAAATCTTTGCAGCCAGGAAGTCCTGATCATGAGTGAAAAGCACATGAAGAGTGCTAAGAAGCTCACTGGTCTAGCGAAACGTGGCTGGATGGAAGCGCAGGATGAGCTTGCTAGATGTGTTAAGGTGAGAGCGTTTTCTACGGCAAACAAATAG
- a CDS encoding response regulator, with protein sequence MTMSLPETSETILIVDDDEYIREMLLMAFKMEGYEAVAVANGQEALDWMRISPRPCLILLDYMMPVMNGRDFLAALDVDPVFSQEKLTIVMVTAFTVDKIHPRLSGFLSKPIELDKLLEIIGRYCHCKS encoded by the coding sequence ATGACTATGTCTTTACCGGAAACATCTGAAACGATCTTGATTGTGGATGATGACGAGTATATTCGCGAAATGCTTCTTATGGCCTTCAAGATGGAAGGTTATGAGGCAGTTGCGGTCGCCAACGGCCAAGAGGCGCTTGATTGGATGCGCATTTCGCCTAGGCCCTGCTTGATCCTCTTGGACTACATGATGCCTGTGATGAATGGACGGGACTTCCTGGCGGCGCTCGATGTCGATCCGGTGTTTTCGCAGGAGAAGTTAACGATTGTGATGGTGACCGCCTTCACCGTTGATAAGATTCATCCACGCTTAAGTGGTTTTTTAAGTAAGCCCATCGAGCTGGATAAGTTGCTGGAGATCATTGGCCGATATTGTCATTGTAAATCTTAG
- a CDS encoding sensor histidine kinase, with product MSVICHAGVKERPEILILHSYSQSFPWTKFQMEGLQNTFDKAFPDREIPVEYLDWKNFPLKENLQHFKKQLSMKYARKNWDVVITTDNAALDLALELRPVLFPHAYLIFTGINDYDPRDYADQTRLTGVIETVDWNSTIYQMLKIHPRASEIAVIMDSTEISGVLLKEFQRLMPQWKNKVRITTLHDLDMDEILNRVNKLPDDALILVTNFTMDHSKKIFTSREAIRLISQRGNVPVYGMWDMQLGYGIVGGWLLDGHLQGSIAADLTLKVLDGQHPPVVTKSSSRYYLDYKQMERYKIPLSDATDGAVMINYPLPIYKKYLPHIIVAIIIILILFILNIFLIRNIRKREAAERMAEESNQARETFMTLSAHEFRTPLTVLLFQLQLLLKMSRGETKKKSTPQDMTDAADMALVQGRRIHQLVENILLASKKGTFGGLLTVNETDLRTVIEKVANDLKHPLQNSGSTLDLKFEGSCKGQWEERKIEKLMSHLLSNAIKFGNGGPIEISAVTEAEGVTIKVKDHGIGINLEDKTKIFEKFGRAVSEYNFGGFGLGLYLSQRIVALHKGKISVESEPNQGTQFTVFLPFSPSRNS from the coding sequence ATGTCAGTTATTTGCCATGCAGGGGTAAAAGAACGTCCGGAAATTCTCATTCTTCATTCCTATTCCCAAAGCTTTCCCTGGACCAAGTTCCAGATGGAAGGGCTTCAGAATACTTTCGACAAGGCCTTCCCTGATAGAGAAATTCCGGTCGAGTATCTTGATTGGAAGAACTTCCCGCTGAAAGAAAACCTACAGCACTTCAAAAAACAGCTCAGCATGAAATATGCTCGCAAGAATTGGGACGTTGTGATCACCACTGATAATGCCGCCCTGGACTTGGCACTTGAATTACGACCCGTTCTTTTTCCTCATGCTTATCTCATTTTCACCGGCATTAATGATTACGATCCCAGAGATTACGCCGATCAGACGCGTTTGACCGGAGTCATCGAGACCGTAGATTGGAACTCGACCATCTATCAGATGTTAAAGATCCATCCTCGGGCAAGTGAAATTGCAGTCATCATGGACTCAACTGAGATTAGCGGGGTCTTGTTGAAGGAATTTCAGCGACTGATGCCCCAATGGAAAAATAAAGTGCGCATCACGACGCTCCATGATTTAGATATGGATGAGATTTTGAACCGAGTGAATAAACTGCCGGACGATGCCCTTATTCTGGTAACAAACTTTACCATGGACCATTCAAAGAAGATCTTCACCTCTCGTGAGGCCATTCGCTTGATTAGCCAGAGAGGAAATGTTCCTGTTTATGGAATGTGGGACATGCAACTTGGTTATGGGATCGTTGGAGGGTGGCTTCTGGATGGCCATTTACAAGGAAGCATTGCGGCCGATCTAACTCTCAAAGTTTTGGACGGACAGCACCCGCCGGTCGTTACTAAAAGTTCTTCTCGCTATTACTTAGATTATAAGCAAATGGAACGTTATAAAATTCCTCTGAGTGATGCCACAGACGGTGCCGTCATGATCAACTATCCTCTGCCTATTTATAAAAAATATCTTCCTCACATCATTGTGGCGATCATCATTATTTTGATTCTTTTTATCCTGAACATCTTTCTCATTCGCAATATTCGTAAACGTGAAGCGGCCGAAAGAATGGCAGAGGAGTCAAACCAGGCGCGAGAAACCTTCATGACCCTTTCCGCCCACGAGTTTAGGACTCCCCTCACTGTCTTGTTGTTTCAATTGCAGCTTTTATTGAAAATGAGTCGCGGGGAAACAAAAAAGAAATCTACTCCCCAAGATATGACTGATGCCGCCGATATGGCGCTGGTGCAGGGCCGTCGTATCCATCAATTGGTCGAGAATATTCTTCTAGCATCTAAAAAAGGCACATTCGGAGGTCTTTTAACCGTAAACGAAACTGATCTAAGAACAGTCATTGAAAAAGTGGCAAATGATTTAAAACATCCTCTTCAGAACAGTGGCTCTACTCTGGATTTAAAATTCGAAGGATCCTGCAAGGGCCAATGGGAAGAAAGAAAAATTGAAAAACTGATGTCTCATCTTTTAAGTAATGCCATTAAATTCGGAAATGGTGGACCGATTGAAATCTCTGCCGTGACTGAGGCCGAGGGAGTTACGATCAAAGTAAAAGACCACGGGATTGGAATCAATTTAGAAGATAAGACGAAGATTTTTGAAAAATTCGGACGTGCGGTTTCTGAATATAACTTTGGGGGATTTGGACTTGGCCTTTATCTCTCTCAACGTATCGTTGCTCTTCATAAAGGGAAGATCTCTGTAGAAAGTGAACCTAATCAGGGAACACAGTTCACCGTGTTTCTACCGTTTTCTCCATCACGAAATTCGTAA
- a CDS encoding GNAT family N-acetyltransferase: MNIRLYQKSDSLPLAELFFNTIRTVNRSHYSDEQVKAWAPDLSSWDMQGWEKKFENKWVFVAQESDVLAGFGELEPNGHIDRFYIAEHAVGKGVGRLIYAAIEEKAKVQKIERLFVEASITARPFFEKMGFVLVKEQTVGRNNVFFTNFVMEKTVETR; encoded by the coding sequence ATGAACATTCGTCTTTATCAAAAATCGGACTCACTTCCGCTAGCGGAGTTGTTTTTTAACACCATCCGCACGGTGAATCGAAGCCATTACTCTGATGAACAAGTAAAAGCCTGGGCGCCTGATCTTTCTTCATGGGACATGCAGGGCTGGGAAAAGAAATTCGAAAATAAATGGGTTTTTGTGGCCCAGGAGAGTGATGTTCTCGCTGGCTTTGGAGAGTTGGAACCTAATGGTCACATTGATCGCTTCTACATTGCAGAACATGCAGTAGGAAAAGGCGTAGGGCGATTAATTTATGCGGCGATTGAAGAAAAGGCGAAAGTGCAAAAGATCGAGCGTTTGTTTGTTGAAGCGAGTATTACGGCAAGGCCTTTCTTTGAAAAGATGGGGTTTGTCTTGGTGAAAGAACAAACGGTCGGAAGAAATAATGTGTTCTTTACGAATTTCGTGATGGAGAAAACGGTAGAAACACGGTGA
- a CDS encoding S1 family serine peptidase, with amino-acid sequence MKTKLFGALVFSSLIAGQALAGDKIVGGVKVTDLKEAPYMVSLSGVCGGSIIAKNWVLTAAHCAGYFSQAKGGILNLKDQGVSYRVKRVIKHPEYNRNTFSHDFALVELTESIDFRTTGLKAVKLATPKFASEGNQAPGVDATVYGFGDIAENRDNYTKDLNKVIVPIVSHEEANRAESYDGAIDDTMIPAGYAAGGKDSCQGDSGGPLVVFDGRNDAVQIGVVSWGEGCAGANKYGVYSNVSGAYEWIKTTTGAL; translated from the coding sequence ATGAAAACAAAATTGTTCGGTGCCCTTGTATTCAGTTCTCTCATTGCTGGTCAGGCGCTCGCTGGCGACAAAATCGTTGGTGGTGTTAAAGTTACAGATCTTAAAGAAGCTCCATATATGGTTAGCCTAAGTGGTGTTTGCGGTGGAAGTATCATCGCGAAGAACTGGGTCCTAACTGCTGCTCACTGTGCTGGTTATTTCTCTCAAGCTAAAGGCGGAATCCTTAATCTTAAAGATCAAGGTGTTTCATACAGAGTGAAAAGAGTGATCAAGCACCCTGAATATAACCGCAATACTTTCAGCCACGATTTCGCTCTGGTTGAGCTTACTGAATCAATCGATTTCAGAACAACTGGTCTTAAAGCTGTGAAGCTAGCGACTCCAAAGTTTGCTTCTGAAGGTAATCAAGCTCCAGGTGTGGACGCTACTGTTTACGGCTTCGGTGATATCGCTGAAAACCGTGACAACTACACGAAAGACCTTAACAAAGTTATCGTTCCAATCGTTTCTCACGAAGAGGCCAACCGTGCTGAGTCTTACGATGGTGCAATCGACGATACAATGATCCCTGCTGGCTATGCGGCCGGTGGTAAGGATTCATGCCAAGGTGATTCAGGTGGACCACTAGTTGTTTTCGATGGCCGTAACGATGCTGTTCAAATTGGTGTTGTAAGTTGGGGCGAAGGCTGTGCGGGTGCGAACAAGTATGGCGTTTACTCGAACGTTTCTGGCGCTTACGAGTGGATTAAAACAACAACTGGCGCCCTATAG